In Sphingomonas psychrotolerans, the following proteins share a genomic window:
- a CDS encoding glycoside hydrolase family 3 C-terminal domain-containing protein, giving the protein MILSILLAGAEPDPDAVAKAIATMTVAEKAAQLQSTAPADAEAGLPAYDWWNEGLHGLARNGYATVFPQAIGLAATWDTALMQRVGDVVATEARGKFNARPIGADRRIYEGLTIWSPNINIFRDPRWGRGQETYGEDPYLTGHLGVAFIQGLQGPDPAHPKVIATPKHLAVHSGPEAGRDGFDVDPSPQDLESTYLPAFRLAVTEGKARSVMCAYNSIHGVPVCALPSLMIDRLRGDWGFTGLTVSDCDAVANIHLFHHYRLDGAAAAAAALKGGNDLNCGSAYAALPQAVQRGLVTEAEIDTALARALSARVALGTLFGADSPWNRIAPDAVGTPANRAVALEAARKAIVLLKNDGGRLPLARGSRIAVIGADADDLNVLEANYHGTAKDPVTPLEGIRRQFGAANVRYAQGSILADGAPVVVPETAFVADGKPGLKAEYFATATVTGAPAAVRQDRRIDFNYTRAAPVPEVDAKGFAVRWTGELVPPGPGRYTLAIDIPACWKDCTAHDAVRLWIDGKPLHQGPLGKARVEVPLASDGRRHSFRLELDHHGEDEGLRLLWLPPAEPLLEQAVAAARASDVVVAVLGLSPDLEGEALQVTVPGFVGGDRTDIALPLAQQRLLQALRDTGKPVVLVVTSGSAVAVDPAMADAVLAAWYPGEAGGTALAETLAGANNPSGRLPVTFYKSVSDLPAFVDYGMKERTYRFFTGTPLWGFGHGLSYTSFAYGGLTAKGAATGAPVEVRVTVRNSGARAGEEVVQAYLVPPAAKGGSLTSPVLQRQLVGFQRVTLAPGKAQKLMFALDPRSISVVARDGTRRVLPGAYRLWVGGGQPGDGPGQWVDFTLGGEAHELPK; this is encoded by the coding sequence ATGATCCTGTCGATCCTGCTCGCCGGCGCCGAGCCCGATCCCGACGCAGTGGCCAAGGCTATCGCGACGATGACCGTCGCGGAGAAAGCAGCGCAGCTCCAGAGCACCGCGCCTGCCGATGCAGAGGCCGGTCTTCCTGCCTATGACTGGTGGAACGAGGGGCTGCACGGGCTGGCGCGCAACGGCTACGCCACCGTTTTCCCGCAGGCGATCGGGCTGGCGGCGACGTGGGACACCGCGCTGATGCAGCGCGTCGGGGACGTGGTGGCGACCGAGGCACGGGGGAAGTTCAACGCGCGGCCGATCGGCGCCGACCGGCGGATCTATGAAGGGCTGACGATCTGGTCGCCCAACATCAACATCTTCCGCGATCCGCGCTGGGGACGGGGGCAGGAGACCTATGGCGAGGACCCGTATCTGACCGGGCATCTCGGGGTGGCGTTCATCCAAGGGCTGCAGGGTCCCGACCCCGCGCATCCCAAGGTGATCGCCACCCCCAAGCATCTCGCGGTGCACAGCGGCCCCGAAGCTGGGCGTGACGGCTTCGATGTTGATCCGAGCCCGCAGGACCTCGAATCGACATATCTCCCGGCGTTTCGGCTGGCGGTGACCGAGGGCAAGGCGCGCTCGGTGATGTGCGCGTATAATTCGATCCACGGTGTGCCGGTCTGCGCGCTGCCGTCGCTGATGATCGATCGCCTGCGCGGCGATTGGGGTTTCACGGGCCTCACCGTCTCGGACTGTGACGCCGTCGCCAACATTCATCTTTTCCACCATTACCGGCTCGACGGGGCGGCGGCGGCGGCCGCTGCGCTCAAGGGCGGCAACGACCTCAATTGCGGATCGGCTTATGCCGCGTTGCCGCAGGCCGTGCAGCGCGGGCTGGTGACCGAGGCGGAGATTGACACTGCGCTCGCCCGCGCGCTTTCGGCCCGCGTCGCGCTCGGCACCTTGTTCGGCGCGGACAGCCCGTGGAACCGGATCGCGCCAGATGCGGTCGGCACCCCCGCTAACCGCGCGGTGGCGCTCGAGGCCGCGCGCAAGGCGATCGTATTGCTCAAGAACGATGGCGGCCGGCTGCCGCTCGCCAGGGGCAGTCGCATCGCGGTGATCGGTGCCGATGCCGACGATCTGAACGTGCTCGAAGCCAATTATCATGGCACCGCCAAGGATCCGGTGACGCCGCTGGAAGGTATCCGCCGCCAGTTCGGCGCGGCCAATGTGCGTTATGCCCAAGGCTCGATACTGGCGGACGGCGCGCCGGTGGTGGTGCCTGAAACCGCCTTCGTCGCAGACGGCAAACCGGGGCTGAAAGCCGAGTATTTCGCTACCGCGACCGTCACGGGCGCGCCCGCAGCGGTGCGGCAGGATCGCCGGATCGACTTCAATTACACGCGCGCCGCGCCGGTACCCGAGGTTGACGCCAAGGGTTTCGCGGTCCGCTGGACCGGCGAACTCGTGCCGCCGGGGCCCGGACGCTACACGCTGGCGATCGACATTCCGGCCTGCTGGAAGGATTGCACCGCGCACGACGCCGTGCGGCTGTGGATTGACGGCAAGCCGCTCCATCAGGGGCCGCTCGGCAAGGCCCGCGTCGAGGTTCCGCTCGCCAGCGATGGCCGCCGCCACAGCTTCCGGCTCGAGCTCGACCATCATGGCGAGGATGAGGGATTGCGGCTGTTGTGGCTCCCCCCGGCCGAACCCTTGCTCGAACAGGCCGTCGCGGCAGCGCGCGCTTCGGACGTAGTGGTCGCAGTGCTCGGCCTCTCGCCCGATCTCGAAGGCGAAGCACTGCAGGTCACCGTCCCCGGCTTTGTCGGGGGCGACCGGACCGACATCGCATTGCCGCTGGCGCAGCAGCGGCTGTTGCAGGCGCTGCGCGATACCGGCAAGCCCGTCGTGCTGGTGGTGACCAGCGGCAGCGCGGTCGCGGTCGATCCGGCGATGGCCGATGCGGTCCTCGCAGCATGGTATCCGGGCGAGGCCGGCGGCACCGCGCTCGCCGAGACGTTGGCCGGGGCGAACAACCCCTCGGGGCGCTTGCCGGTCACCTTCTACAAGAGTGTTTCGGACCTGCCCGCTTTCGTCGATTACGGGATGAAGGAGCGGACTTATCGCTTCTTCACCGGCACGCCGCTTTGGGGCTTCGGCCATGGGCTTAGCTATACCAGCTTCGCCTATGGCGGGCTGACCGCGAAGGGTGCGGCCACCGGTGCGCCGGTCGAGGTCCGCGTGACTGTCCGCAACAGCGGTGCGCGGGCGGGGGAGGAGGTCGTCCAGGCCTATCTGGTGCCGCCGGCCGCGAAAGGCGGGTCGCTCACCAGCCCGGTCCTCCAGCGCCAGCTCGTCGGCTTCCAGCGCGTGACGCTCGCGCCGGGCAAGGCGCAGAAACTGATGTTCGCCCTCGATCCGCGTAGCATCAGCGTCGTGGCGCGTGACGGCACGCGCCGGGTGTTGCCGGGTGCTTATCGCTTGTGGGTCGGCGGCGGCCAGCCCGGCGACGGACCCGGCCAATGGGTCGATTTCACGCTCGGCGGCGAAGCCCATGAGCTGCCGAAGTGA
- a CDS encoding GH92 family glycosyl hydrolase gives MTTRRQLLSSAALGAAAAALPVRAHTPFPPAEPNLFIGTGGTGHTYPGATLPFGMVQLSPDTGVERWETCSGYHRGDTSILGFSHTHLSGTGIGDLLDVLVVPGTGAIRLQPGAADKPGSGYRQRFADEHAEPGYYRVKLENHVAAELTVTERTGWHRYRFPKGAGHLLVDLSHLVLDREGARPLIDEAMLAIEADGTLTGTRRVFRWAKGRRIFFALQLSRKPDRITLIGDGDIEQPAGAAQVTGKRLKAVLHYDDAGKAPVMIRCGISAVDAAGARANLDAEAAHWDFDRVRSVAADYWHNALDVVRVEGGTTDQRTILSSALYHAQVAPTLVSDVDGRYPGLDGKVQNAPADGAAYSSYSLWDTYRALHPLLTLVQPERTKQLIDDLIRQTAQSPFGPLVWPLQGKETGTMIGWHGVVPLAEAQAKGVEADYGAAWPAIRKRSFDFAAPDKENSRGRDLYDRLGFVPADKVNESVSRTQEYAYDDWASARLARAAGAGGDADRLLRRSRNWRNVIDGRIGFARPRFADGNWWKDYDPIQLGHMPEPDWRDYTEANGWQATFLNQHDIYGLIAHLGGDAKFEAKLDALFSAPSTLPDNAPPDISGLVGQYAHGNEPDQHAPYLYAFAGAPWKTQAIVRRLCTEMYKNDPDGIIGNDDCGQMSAWFVFSALGFYPVDPVEAAYVFGSPLFERAELRVGAGRKLVIEAPGNGPDTPYVVAVHWNGGPWTRSWISHAELAKGGTLRFTMARAPNRAFGRAAADRPPSFGRTPV, from the coding sequence GTGACCACGCGCCGCCAGCTTCTCTCCTCTGCTGCCCTCGGCGCGGCCGCCGCTGCGCTGCCCGTGCGTGCGCATACGCCGTTCCCGCCGGCCGAACCCAATCTGTTCATCGGGACCGGCGGGACCGGCCACACCTATCCGGGCGCGACCTTGCCGTTCGGGATGGTGCAATTGAGCCCTGACACCGGCGTGGAGCGCTGGGAGACCTGCTCGGGCTATCACCGCGGCGATACTTCGATCCTCGGTTTCTCGCACACGCATCTCTCGGGGACCGGCATCGGTGATCTGCTCGATGTGCTGGTCGTTCCTGGCACCGGCGCGATCCGGCTCCAGCCGGGAGCGGCGGACAAGCCGGGTAGCGGCTACCGCCAGCGCTTCGCCGACGAGCATGCCGAGCCGGGCTATTACCGCGTGAAGCTGGAGAACCATGTCGCGGCCGAGCTGACCGTCACCGAGCGTACCGGCTGGCATCGCTATCGCTTTCCGAAGGGGGCGGGGCATTTGCTGGTCGACCTCTCGCACCTCGTGCTCGATCGCGAAGGCGCGCGGCCGCTGATCGACGAGGCGATGCTCGCGATCGAGGCCGACGGCACGCTGACCGGCACGCGGCGGGTGTTCCGCTGGGCCAAGGGGCGGCGGATCTTCTTCGCGCTGCAGCTGTCGCGCAAACCCGACCGCATCACCCTGATCGGCGACGGCGATATCGAGCAGCCTGCCGGGGCCGCGCAAGTGACGGGCAAGCGGCTCAAGGCAGTGCTTCACTATGACGATGCCGGCAAGGCGCCAGTGATGATCCGTTGCGGCATCTCGGCGGTCGACGCCGCCGGGGCACGCGCCAATCTAGATGCCGAGGCCGCGCATTGGGACTTCGATCGCGTGCGTAGCGTTGCGGCAGACTATTGGCACAATGCGCTCGACGTGGTCCGGGTGGAGGGTGGCACCACCGATCAGCGCACGATCCTGTCCTCGGCGCTTTACCACGCCCAAGTGGCGCCGACCCTGGTTTCGGACGTCGACGGCCGCTATCCCGGGCTCGACGGCAAGGTGCAGAATGCGCCCGCCGACGGCGCAGCGTATAGCAGCTACTCGCTGTGGGACACCTATCGCGCATTGCATCCCCTGCTGACGCTGGTCCAGCCCGAACGGACCAAGCAACTGATCGACGATCTGATCCGTCAGACCGCGCAATCGCCTTTCGGGCCTCTGGTCTGGCCGCTGCAGGGCAAGGAGACGGGCACGATGATTGGCTGGCACGGGGTCGTGCCGCTGGCCGAGGCGCAGGCCAAGGGGGTCGAGGCCGATTATGGCGCGGCATGGCCGGCGATCCGTAAGCGCAGCTTTGATTTTGCCGCGCCGGACAAGGAGAATAGCCGCGGCCGCGATCTCTACGATCGCCTCGGTTTCGTGCCCGCCGACAAGGTCAACGAGAGCGTCAGCCGCACGCAGGAATATGCCTATGACGACTGGGCGTCGGCGCGGCTTGCGCGGGCCGCGGGCGCCGGCGGCGACGCGGATCGGCTGCTCAGGCGCTCGCGCAACTGGCGCAACGTGATCGATGGCAGGATCGGCTTCGCTCGTCCGCGCTTCGCCGACGGCAATTGGTGGAAGGATTATGACCCGATCCAGCTTGGCCATATGCCCGAGCCCGACTGGCGCGATTATACCGAGGCCAATGGCTGGCAGGCGACCTTCCTCAACCAGCACGATATTTACGGCCTGATCGCGCATCTCGGCGGCGATGCCAAGTTCGAAGCGAAGCTCGACGCATTGTTCAGCGCTCCGTCGACGTTGCCCGACAATGCTCCGCCGGACATTTCCGGTCTGGTCGGCCAATATGCGCACGGCAACGAGCCGGATCAGCACGCGCCCTATCTCTATGCTTTTGCAGGCGCCCCGTGGAAGACACAGGCGATCGTCCGCCGGCTGTGCACCGAGATGTACAAAAACGACCCCGACGGCATCATCGGCAACGACGATTGCGGGCAGATGAGCGCGTGGTTCGTCTTTTCGGCTTTGGGCTTCTATCCGGTCGATCCGGTCGAGGCGGCCTATGTCTTCGGCTCGCCCTTGTTCGAACGTGCTGAACTTCGCGTGGGAGCGGGGCGCAAACTGGTGATTGAGGCGCCGGGCAACGGCCCCGACACACCCTATGTCGTCGCCGTCCATTGGAACGGCGGCCCCTGGACGCGCAGCTGGATTTCGCATGCCGAGCTCGCAAAGGGCGGCACCCTGCGCTTCACCATGGCGCGCGCGCCCAATCGCGCCTTTGGCCGCGCGGCTGCCGACCGGCCGCCGTCGTTCGGCCGCACTCCCGTTTGA
- a CDS encoding alpha-L-fucosidase yields the protein MTELSRRTLIATGLAASALPAAPALARTASPTPFGAVPTPRQWRWHGREQYAFVHFSINTFTDKEWGFGDEDPKLFDPSEFDPDQIVAAAKAGGLEGLILTAKHHDGFCLWPTKLTEHCIRNSPYKGGKGDIVREMADACRRAGLPFGLYLSPWDRNHAEYGRPAYVDYYRAQLTELCTRYGRLFEVWFDGANGGDGYYGGAREARKIDAPRYYDWPSIVALVHKLQPDACTFDPLGADIRWVGNEDGVAGDPCWPTMPDKPYDQKEGNSGVRGGAIWWPAETDVSIRPGWFYHADEDSKVKSPERLIRLYDESVGRGTNLNLNIPPDRRGRIPDQDFRILKSFGDAVRATFARDLAKGAVAHASHSRGTGFAPARVLDGNRETYWASPDGVATPTLTLDLQPGTRFDVIRLREYLPLGVRVTRFAVDAEIDGGWRTLAEHECISAQRIIRLDAPIAPRRVRLRVLEARACPAISEFALFHAVAPVPVPPIVSTDPTVLDVTKWKIVSASAPGAEKLLDNEAASIWVQARPMPGAPARVTMDLGADPMLAGFSLTPSRQVMTGAAPPKGYVAETSLDGTNWEPAAAGEFSNIAYALSTQRIAFATARPARFLRLTFAEAAVPAARLAIAGIGGFISPR from the coding sequence ATGACCGAGCTTTCCCGGCGCACGCTGATCGCAACCGGGCTCGCCGCGAGCGCGCTTCCCGCCGCCCCCGCGCTGGCGCGGACCGCATCGCCGACTCCGTTCGGTGCAGTGCCCACCCCGCGGCAATGGCGGTGGCATGGGCGCGAGCAATACGCGTTCGTCCATTTCTCGATCAACACCTTCACCGACAAGGAATGGGGCTTCGGCGACGAGGACCCCAAATTGTTCGATCCGAGCGAATTCGATCCCGACCAGATCGTCGCGGCGGCCAAGGCTGGCGGGCTCGAGGGGCTGATCCTCACCGCCAAGCATCATGACGGCTTCTGCCTGTGGCCCACGAAGCTGACCGAGCATTGCATCCGCAACAGCCCCTATAAAGGCGGCAAGGGTGATATCGTCCGCGAGATGGCCGATGCGTGTCGGCGTGCGGGACTCCCCTTCGGGCTGTATCTCTCGCCATGGGATCGCAACCACGCCGAATATGGCCGCCCGGCCTATGTCGACTATTATCGCGCGCAGCTGACCGAACTCTGTACGCGGTACGGCCGGCTGTTCGAGGTCTGGTTCGACGGCGCCAATGGCGGTGACGGCTATTATGGCGGCGCGCGCGAGGCGCGGAAGATCGATGCGCCGCGCTATTACGACTGGCCGTCGATCGTCGCATTGGTGCACAAGCTCCAGCCCGACGCCTGCACCTTCGATCCGCTGGGGGCGGACATCCGCTGGGTGGGCAATGAGGACGGCGTCGCCGGGGATCCGTGCTGGCCGACCATGCCCGACAAACCCTATGACCAGAAGGAAGGCAATTCCGGGGTGCGTGGCGGCGCGATCTGGTGGCCGGCCGAAACCGACGTCTCGATCCGTCCGGGCTGGTTCTACCACGCCGACGAGGATTCGAAGGTCAAAAGCCCCGAGCGGCTGATCCGGCTGTACGACGAGTCGGTGGGGCGGGGCACCAATCTGAACCTCAACATACCCCCCGATCGCAGAGGACGAATCCCGGACCAGGACTTCCGGATCCTCAAGTCGTTCGGCGACGCGGTCCGCGCGACCTTTGCGCGCGACCTGGCCAAGGGCGCCGTCGCGCATGCGAGCCACAGTCGCGGCACCGGCTTCGCACCGGCACGCGTGCTCGACGGCAATCGCGAGACCTATTGGGCAAGTCCAGATGGCGTCGCGACCCCCACCCTCACGCTCGATCTCCAGCCCGGCACGCGCTTCGACGTGATCCGGCTGCGGGAATATCTGCCGCTGGGCGTCCGCGTGACGCGCTTCGCAGTGGACGCGGAGATCGACGGTGGCTGGCGCACCCTCGCCGAGCACGAATGCATCTCGGCACAACGGATCATCCGGCTCGATGCGCCGATCGCACCGCGCCGTGTGCGGCTGCGCGTGCTGGAGGCGCGGGCGTGCCCCGCGATCAGCGAGTTCGCGCTGTTCCACGCCGTCGCGCCGGTGCCCGTGCCACCGATCGTGTCGACCGACCCCACCGTGCTCGACGTGACCAAATGGAAGATCGTGTCGGCCAGCGCCCCTGGTGCGGAGAAACTGCTCGACAATGAGGCCGCGAGCATCTGGGTGCAGGCGCGGCCGATGCCCGGGGCGCCGGCTCGCGTCACTATGGATCTCGGCGCGGATCCGATGCTCGCCGGGTTCAGCCTGACGCCCTCGCGCCAGGTGATGACCGGCGCCGCCCCGCCCAAAGGCTATGTCGCCGAGACGAGTCTGGATGGAACCAATTGGGAACCTGCGGCGGCAGGTGAATTCTCCAATATCGCCTATGCGCTGTCCACGCAGCGGATCGCCTTCGCCACGGCGAGGCCGGCGCGCTTCTTGCGACTGACCTTTGCCGAGGCAGCGGTGCCGGCCGCGCGGCTCGCAATAGCCGGCATCGGTGGATTCATCTCCCCGCGCTAA
- a CDS encoding beta-mannosidase — protein MRARALALLPALLASVCAFAAPREAVSLDGAWEVRIDPADAEKVGQHPKEAQWFPARVPGSVQQDLIAAGRVPDPFKGINEAPIQWVGLTNWQFRKIIEVTPAMLARDHVELVFDGLDTFATATLNGKQLLAADNAHRRWRVDAKAALKLGRNELIVRIASPIGTLQPMVLAEANPLPGEYDSAFGDEPKGKQTSPYIRKPKYHYSWDWGPRLVNIGLWRPVRIEAWDEARIDGFRVDQEALNDTEARLVARWRIVAGAPADVTLRARVTGPDGKLVEVSRTASLAAGENWVSAPLTIAKPQRWWPVGYGGQPLYSVEATLDAGGATEDRVAQRIGLRTSEFIRKDGSFGFKINGVPIFAKGANLIPFDNFPSRVPAAQMRQVLQSAHDANMNMIRVWGGGYYLDDAFYQMADEMGLMIWQDFMFGGSVTPPDAPFRENVRIEAEEQVERLQPHPSVVGWAGGNEVLSGWENWSDRKAFKKRIGADAQERIGAGMAVLFDRVLREAVTKRAPGTPYWPGSPSTDYEGPTDTDKDGDRHFWDVWSGSKPVERYLDSCPRFMSEYGFQAMPDLSTIRGFAGKGPLAIGSPVLKAHQKFLAGEGNERLQLYLDQRLRKARDFDDLVYLTQVNQAQAIDMAARHHRACRPVTMGSLYWQLNDTWPAISWASVDYNGQWKLLHYAARRFFAPQAIVAEHKDGATRVALVSDATTPIAAEWRVRAFDMAGKPLGTKSAAVALEPLGAQEVASVADAELFAGADAKASFAVAELLIEGRRVSRTIIERALPKDMAYPAPGLIARWEGKSVTITAGLLARAVMLDFGEVAAQPADDGFDLLPGESVTIEIRSAASAAALKRALTLRTLGPQ, from the coding sequence GTGAGAGCGCGGGCGCTCGCATTGCTGCCCGCGCTCCTCGCCAGCGTCTGCGCCTTTGCGGCCCCGCGCGAGGCGGTGTCGCTCGATGGCGCCTGGGAGGTGCGGATCGATCCGGCGGACGCCGAGAAGGTCGGGCAACACCCGAAGGAAGCGCAATGGTTCCCCGCGCGCGTCCCCGGTAGCGTCCAGCAGGATTTGATCGCCGCTGGCCGCGTCCCTGATCCGTTCAAAGGGATCAACGAGGCGCCCATCCAATGGGTCGGGCTGACCAACTGGCAGTTCCGCAAGATAATCGAAGTGACTCCGGCGATGCTGGCGCGCGACCATGTCGAACTGGTGTTCGACGGGCTCGACACTTTCGCCACCGCGACGCTGAACGGCAAGCAGTTGCTCGCCGCGGACAACGCGCATCGCCGCTGGCGAGTCGATGCCAAGGCGGCGTTGAAGCTCGGCCGCAACGAACTGATCGTTCGCATCGCCTCGCCGATCGGCACCCTCCAGCCGATGGTGCTCGCCGAAGCCAATCCGCTGCCGGGCGAATATGATTCGGCCTTCGGCGACGAGCCCAAGGGCAAGCAGACCTCGCCCTATATCCGCAAACCCAAATATCATTACAGCTGGGACTGGGGTCCGCGGCTGGTCAATATCGGCCTGTGGCGGCCGGTGCGGATCGAAGCGTGGGACGAAGCGCGGATCGACGGGTTCCGCGTCGATCAGGAAGCGCTCAACGACACCGAGGCGCGGCTGGTCGCGCGCTGGCGGATCGTCGCTGGCGCCCCCGCCGACGTGACGCTGCGCGCGCGCGTCACCGGCCCCGACGGCAAGCTGGTCGAAGTCAGCCGTACCGCCAGCCTCGCCGCCGGCGAAAATTGGGTCAGCGCGCCGCTGACGATCGCGAAGCCGCAACGCTGGTGGCCGGTCGGCTATGGCGGGCAGCCGCTCTACTCGGTCGAGGCGACGCTCGACGCGGGCGGCGCAACCGAGGATCGCGTGGCTCAGCGTATCGGGCTGCGCACCAGCGAGTTTATCCGCAAGGACGGCAGCTTCGGTTTCAAGATCAACGGCGTGCCGATCTTCGCCAAGGGCGCGAACCTGATCCCGTTCGACAATTTCCCGTCGCGCGTGCCCGCGGCGCAGATGCGTCAGGTTCTCCAGAGCGCACACGATGCCAACATGAACATGATCCGCGTATGGGGTGGCGGCTATTATCTCGACGACGCGTTCTACCAAATGGCCGACGAGATGGGGCTGATGATCTGGCAGGATTTCATGTTCGGCGGATCGGTGACGCCGCCCGACGCGCCGTTCCGTGAAAATGTGCGGATCGAGGCCGAGGAACAGGTCGAGCGGCTCCAGCCGCACCCCTCGGTGGTCGGCTGGGCCGGCGGCAACGAAGTGCTGTCGGGTTGGGAAAACTGGTCCGATCGCAAGGCGTTCAAGAAGCGCATCGGCGCCGATGCGCAGGAGCGGATCGGCGCGGGCATGGCGGTGTTGTTCGATCGTGTGCTGCGCGAGGCCGTCACGAAGCGCGCGCCCGGCACGCCCTATTGGCCGGGCTCGCCTTCGACCGATTATGAAGGCCCGACCGACACCGACAAGGACGGCGACCGCCATTTCTGGGACGTCTGGTCGGGATCGAAGCCAGTCGAGCGCTATCTCGATTCGTGCCCGCGCTTCATGTCCGAATATGGCTTTCAGGCGATGCCGGATCTGTCGACGATCCGCGGTTTCGCCGGGAAAGGCCCACTCGCGATCGGCAGCCCGGTGCTCAAGGCGCATCAGAAGTTCCTCGCGGGCGAAGGCAATGAACGCCTCCAGCTCTATCTCGACCAGAGGCTGCGCAAGGCGCGTGACTTCGACGATCTCGTCTATCTAACGCAGGTCAACCAAGCACAGGCGATCGACATGGCGGCGCGCCACCACCGCGCATGCCGCCCGGTGACAATGGGCTCGCTCTACTGGCAGCTCAACGATACATGGCCGGCGATCTCGTGGGCGAGCGTGGATTATAACGGCCAGTGGAAGCTGCTGCATTATGCCGCGCGGCGCTTCTTCGCGCCGCAAGCGATTGTCGCCGAGCACAAGGACGGCGCGACTCGCGTCGCGTTGGTCTCCGACGCGACGACGCCGATCGCCGCGGAGTGGCGCGTCCGTGCGTTCGACATGGCCGGCAAGCCGCTCGGCACCAAAAGTGCGGCGGTGGCACTCGAACCGCTTGGTGCGCAGGAAGTGGCGAGCGTCGCCGATGCCGAATTGTTCGCCGGGGCCGACGCGAAGGCGAGCTTCGCCGTCGCCGAGCTGCTGATCGAGGGGCGCCGCGTCTCGCGCACGATTATCGAGCGCGCATTGCCGAAGGATATGGCCTATCCGGCGCCCGGGCTGATCGCGCGCTGGGAGGGAAAAAGCGTGACGATCACCGCAGGTTTGCTCGCCCGCGCGGTGATGCTCGATTTCGGCGAGGTGGCGGCACAACCGGCCGACGACGGCTTCGATCTGCTGCCCGGCGAAAGCGTGACGATCGAAATCCGTTCCGCCGCCTCCGCCGCCGCGCTCAAACGCGCGCTCACGCTTCGTACCCTGGGACCGCAATAA